The following proteins are encoded in a genomic region of Cricetulus griseus strain 17A/GY chromosome 7, alternate assembly CriGri-PICRH-1.0, whole genome shotgun sequence:
- the CUNH17orf64 gene encoding LOW QUALITY PROTEIN: uncharacterized protein C17orf64 homolog (The sequence of the model RefSeq protein was modified relative to this genomic sequence to represent the inferred CDS: inserted 1 base in 1 codon) yields the protein MEASEGQGNDTFKPLEEVGSVPCLEKSSRTIPAGDALVCHAKGLSQDTFKICKEYLRPLKESLRKLSLPKDLSQKRRIKYTKQSLEALGDHINTFLLHYCRAWETKHWKRMLWRFVXLFSDLESKQLCRLYKYTKTNQTVKFLVAFCPLDVPERYLPTNQEDRLARLCSTGGLHGNISGMKKRLFKMQTPCQQAGMLEEPRSSKYFRGGYLRKLPQKLKLKKKQIKETLRSYYYL from the exons ATGGAAGCCTCAGAGGGGCAAGGGAATGACACATTCAAGCCATTAGAGGAG GTGGGGAGTGTTCCCTGCTTAGAGAAGAGTTCCAGAACCATACCTGCTGGAGATGCTCTGGTCTGTCATGCCAAGGGCCTGAGCCAGGATACCTTCAAAATT TGTAAAGAATACCTGAGGCCTCTGAAGGAGTCCCTGCGAAAGTTGAGCCTGCCCAAGGACCTTTCCCAGAAGAGGCGGATAAAGTACACAAAGCAGAGCCTTGAAGCCCTTGGGGACCACATCAACACCTTCCTGCTGCATTACTGCCGGGCCTGGGAGACCAAGCACTGGAAAAG GATGCTCTGGAGGTTTG TCCTCTTCTCAGACCTGGAGTCAAAGCAGCTTTGCCGTCTCTATAAGTACACCAAAACCAACCAGACAGTCAAGTTCCTA GTTGCCTTCTGTCCCTTGGATGTACCAGAGAGATACTTGCCGACCAACCAGGAGGATAGACTTGCCAGGCTCTGCAGCACCGGGGGGTTGCATGGAAATATCAGCGGTATGAAGAAGAGGCTGTTCAAGATGCAGACCCCCTGCCAACAGGCTGGCATGCTGGAGGAGCCAAGGTCCTCAAAGTACTTCAGAGGAG GTTATTTAAGGAAActtcctcaaaaactaaaactgaagaaaaaacagattaaagaaacTCTCAGGAGCTACTACTACCTATGA